A genomic segment from Aspergillus chevalieri M1 DNA, chromosome 7, nearly complete sequence encodes:
- the rcf1 gene encoding respiratory supercomplex assembly factor RCF1 (BUSCO:EOG09264J8E;~COG:M;~EggNog:ENOG410PR45;~InterPro:IPR007667;~PFAM:PF04588;~TransMembrane:2 (i33-49o69-86i)): MSSEPLPSSFDDHPDFKEESSLQKFTRRLKEEPLIPLGCAATCYALYRAYRSMKAGDSVEMNRMFRARIYAQGFTLVAIVAGGMYFKTERQQRREFEKALEARRSQEKRDAWLRELEIRDKEDRDWRERHAAMEAAAKEAERKGAAKATLEQDTARSSLEPGDEKRTLGVLDAVRDMVSRRG; this comes from the exons ATGAGCAGCGAACCTCTTCCCTCGTCTTTCGACGACCATCC TGATTTCAAGGAGGAATCGTCTCTTCAAAAATTCACCAGAAGACTCAAAGAGGAGCCCTTGATCCCGCTGG GATGCGCCGCAACATGCTACGCCCTATACCGCGCCTACCGCTCCATGAAAGCCGGCGACTCGGTTGAGATGAACCGGATGTTCCGCGCCCGTATCTACGCCCAAGGATTCACCCTCGTCGCCATCGTCGCCGGAGGCATGTATTTCAAGACGGAACGGCAGCAGCGCCGCGAATTCGAGAAAGCACTCGAGGCACGGAGGTCCCAGGAAAAGCGCGATGCGTGGCTACGGGAGTTGGAGATCCGTGATAAGGAAGATCGGGATTGGAGGGAGCGACATGCTGCTATGGAGGCGGCTGCTAAGGAAGCGGAACGGAAGGGGGCTGCTAAGGCGACGCTTGAGCAGGATACGGCTCGGTCTTCTCTGGAGCCTGGTGATGAAAAGAGAACACTTGGGGTATTAGATGCTGTGCGGGATATGGTATCGAGGCGGGGGTAA
- a CDS encoding SGNH/GDSL hydrolase family protein (CAZy:CE16;~COG:I;~EggNog:ENOG410Q1TN;~InterPro:IPR001087,IPR036514;~PFAM:PF00657;~go_function: GO:0016788 - hydrolase activity, acting on ester bonds [Evidence IEA]), with product MAYKRTLLECHPTLFCSVVRIEYKISTNMKPNLIWLAASAIGIAAATPLPRQNAEATRFFTFGNSYTDTTFSPNNTAPSASNPMGNPSLGTGTTSGGTNWVGYLTTTQNASLVLSYNLAVGGATIDNTLVSGNPKDLVSQVEMFQSTYADKGAVPWTGDNAVFGVWIGINECVLSSSVLVLMGRLVDVVSSIGNAYSNTDAETFTPRLIARYRSLVEKIYRDGGRKFLFLNVPAVSRTPEILSQGDETAKSHAKYLAVFNQNVESMVKNFTSSHEDTTTVLYDSWSFMTRVLDSPQEYGFPNATCIDDDGHSCVWWNSYHPTSKYHRLQAEDMKAHLKPLGAW from the exons ATGGCTTATAAAAGGACCTTGCTGGAATGCCATCCGACACTGTTCTGTTCTGTTGTACGAATTGAGTATAAAATCAGCACGAACATGAAACCCAATCTTATTTGGCTGGCAGCCAGCGCCATCGGCATTGCTGCTGCAACGCCCCTACCACGACAGAATGCCGAAGCGACGCGTTTCTTCACATT CGGAAACTCCTACACAGACACCACCTTCTCTCCAAACAACACCGCCCCATCCGCCTCCAACCCCATGGGAAACCCATCCCTAG GAACCGGCACAACATCCGGCGGCACAAACTGGGTCGGCTACCTAACAACAACCCAAAACGCCTCTCTGGTCCTCTCCTACAACCTCGCCGTCGGCGGCGCAACGATCGATAATACACTCGTATCGGGTAATCCGAAGGATCTCGTCTCGCAAGTTGAAATGTTTCAGTCAACGTATGCTGATAAAGGGGCTGTGCCATGGACGGGCGATAATGCGGTTTTCGGGGTTTGGATTGGGATTAATGAGTGCgttctctcctcttctgttCTGGTTTTAATGGGAAGGCTTGTTGACGTGGTAAGCAGTATCGGAAACGCATACTCGAACACGGATGCCGAGACGTTTACGCCGAGATTGATTGCACGGTATAGATCGCTGGTCGAGAAGATCTACCGTGACGGCGGACGCaagttcctcttcctcaatgTTCCTGCTGTTAGTCGTACGCCTGAGATTTTGAGTCAGGGAGATGAGACTGCGAAGTCTCATGCAAAATATCTCGCTGTGTTTAACCAGAACGTTGAGTCGATGGTGAAGAACTTCACGAGCAGCCATGAAGAT ACAACCACTGTGCTTTATGATTCATGGTCATTCATGACTAGAGTACTGGACAGCCCTCAGGAATATGGCTTTCCGAATGCTACTtgcattgatgatgatgggcaTAGTTGTGTTTGGTGGAATAGTTACCATCCGACGTCGAAGTATCATCGGCTCCAGGCGGAGGATATGAAGGCGCATTTGAAGCCTCTTGGGGCGTGGTAG
- a CDS encoding 50S ribosomal protein L36 (COG:J;~EggNog:ENOG410PTCU;~InterPro:IPR000473,IPR035977;~PFAM:PF00444;~go_component: GO:0005840 - ribosome [Evidence IEA];~go_function: GO:0003735 - structural constituent of ribosome [Evidence IEA];~go_process: GO:0006412 - translation [Evidence IEA]): protein MMSLRSLLGASTGTLRQFLPQSLSRPTVFSRSFSRLSLANGLRNLRLRSEQKQTQIAGVGAVGAVGARKIEQVRGMKTRSSVKRLCDGCKPVRRKNRVYIICSKNPKHKQRQGK, encoded by the exons ATGATGTCCCTCCGCTCCCTCCTCGGTGCCTCGACCGGCACCCTCCGCCAATTCCTCCCGCAATCGCTCTCTCGCCCGACAGTCTTCTCCCGCTCGTTCTCTCGGTTGTCGCTTGCAAATGGGCTAAGGAACTTGCGTCTGCGGTCTGAGCAGAAGCAGACACAGATTGCTGGTGTTGGGGCTGTTGGGGCTGTTGGGGCTAGGAAGATTGAGCAGGTGAGAGGGATGAAGACGCGGTCGTCGGTTAAGAGGCTGTGTGATGGGTGCAAG CCTGTCCGGAGAAAGAACAGGGTTTATATCATTTG CTCCAAGAACCCCAAGCACAAGCAACGACAAGGGAAATAA
- a CDS encoding tRNA (34-2'-O)-methyltransferase regulator RTT10 (COG:S;~EggNog:ENOG410QE9U;~InterPro:IPR036322,IPR015943,IPR019775,IPR001680, IPR017986;~PFAM:PF00400;~go_function: GO:0005515 - protein binding [Evidence IEA]) has translation MHLSLEHVDACLPITALKALEVKDKRFILQGQGLYCRLIDENTGKLVAELKTFKRNNVHGFAVLNHTAQNAESEHVQLVAWGGQSVRIIDLAHGNQTTLSAASAEFLAPDWILAGCASSEDGKQCAYLVTAHNALISLHAVQAGPSSKYENVLHLQQLQTSVKSILYSAHTVQLSPSHVLIAAGTVFGEIIVWSCFINNPGSLCSDAVSSIHHFFTGHEGSIFGVEISPTILNLGNNKPGRLLATCSDDRTVRIWDISDCDSASPNDPSAYSTDGFELRSTGFSAVRELGSESCIAKAFGHIARIWGVHFMSTAAVNGKLRLISRGEDAQCLLWDLTWKQILQTPVFDLRESSSFHYHTGKHIFSLSMHEVDGRVVVHTGGNDGAIKTFRIDKDGDASDQALAPAPSNTQSKKTKKEVPFKAFDFIAPDCFIATSVNGEVQLGLVGPKNLTGLGMQPEVSKEILCVEDDLRGYSVISGLPSKGLALLGNARGSIRLYDHQSKSLAKIVQTDQRPLGLFALDSEPASSSPSDAVSFVSSYVTTDRANLFTVTRQEGSEPHVQNVPLCLLYPSEVQCASLFCGGQYLVLGFKNGSLAVYRLPSSGDSFEDPLRPITSIRLIHGDEGVNSITPFSSQTHNDGSSIDYLLTCGRDGNYCVHEITTKSSTDSFNFQTVHRSSPAANQNVEGAYFDKTSDNLMLYGFRGMDFVVWNEITQSEVARFFCGGARRNWAFQASLENAGDGLFIWHQSGFNCRRIHAEASRPVRAGGHGREIKSMEAFNATGSGSNGKKTIFATGAEDTTVRLFAPMQPGKEDLWGAFKSLRVLKKHRAGLQQVGWSKNGEYLFTSSGYEEFFAWRIRWIPRFGVATLLTGVTPKEDPDSECRVTSFDTLEVREPDGQCGFLIVLTFPNSVIKIFHYSPSTENGFALLAKGTYMSNCLTQAQFVQKDSFMGLITASTDGHFTFWNLTPVLSPFYTITASNLSLKQPLESTITPTNISCESRYQIHSNSIKSLELVHVSENTLLIAAGGDDNALTLSLLHTSLTTTNTDETTTHVHTVSIPDAHTASVTTVKVISQRKSADGNTTVDLTVASSGNDHRVKVWSVKLDTAKEGVEAISVRNVVNHYSPVADIAALDVVRGDIDRDADEGEGVKLLVCGVGMEMVTVRE, from the exons ATGCATCTCTCGCTGGAG CACGTTGATGCTTGCCTTCCTATTACGGCACTGAAAGCCCTTGAGGTGAAAGATAAGAGGTTTATTTTGCAAGGACAGGGTCTATATTGTCGCCTGATTGATGAGAACACCGGCAAACTTGTCGCTGAGCTGAAGACCTTTAAAAGGAACAACGTCCATGGATTCGCAGTTCTCAACCACACAGCGCAGAATGCGGAAAGTGAACATGTCCAGCTGGTAGCCTGGGGTGGACAGTCGGTCAGGATTATCGACCTAGCCCACGGGAATCAGACCACGCTATCGGCAGCAAGTGCGGAATTCCTAGCGCCGGATTGGATTCTGGCTGGATGTGCCTCTAGCGAGGACGGCAAACAATGCGCTTATCTTGTCACGGCCCATAATGCCCTTATCTCCCTACATGCTGTGCAGGCAGGTCCATCATCCAAGTATGAAAATGTGCTCCACCTACAACAGTTGCAAACGAGTGTCAAATCCATCCTCTATTCAGCGCATACCGTTCAGCTCTCGCCATCTCACGTCCTGATCGCTGCCGGGACCGTATTCGGGGAGATCATTGTATGGTCGTGTTTCATTAACAACCCCGGAAGTCTCTGCTCCGACGCAGTCAGCTCCATCCACCACTTCTTCACAGGCCACGAGGGGTCTATTTTCGGCGTTGAGATATCGCCCACGATCCTTAACCTGGGAAATAACAAGCCAGGCCGGTTATTAGCTACCTGTAGTGATGATAGAACCGTCAGGATCTGGGATATATCCGATTGTGACAGTGCGTCTCCCAATGATCCATCGGCTTATTCCACAGACGGCTTCGAACTCCGCAGTACGGGCTTTAGTGCTGTTCGGGAACTGGGGTCGGAATCGTGCATTGCAAAGGCATTTGGTCATATTGCTCGGATATGGGGCGTTCATTTCATGTCGACGGCGGCGGTGAATGGCAAGTTACGACTGATATCGCGTGGGGAGGATGCGCAGTGCCTGCTGTGGGATTTGACTTGGAAACAAATTTTGCAGACGCCAGTGTTTGATCTACGTGAAAGTTCATCTTTCCATTATCACACCGGGAAGCATATCTTTTCCCTGAGCATGCATGAGGTCGATGGTAGGGTTGTTGTCCACACCGGAGGTAACGACGGCGCCATTAAAACTTTCAGGATCGACAAGGACGGGGATGCATCAGATCAAGCCCttgctcctgctccttccaacacccaaagcaaaaagaccaagaaggaagTTCCGTTCAAAGCATTTGACTTTATCGCCCCGGATTGTTTCATTGCGACGTCTGTGAATGGAGAAGTTCAGCTTGGATTAGTTGGACCGAAGAATCTAACCGGACTTGGTATGCAGCCTGAAGTATCAAAGGAGATTCTCTGCGTTGAGGACGATCTCCGTGGTTACTCTGTTATCTCTGGTTTGCCATCAAAGGGGCTGGCATTATTAGGTAATGCGCGAGGATCGATTCGCTTATATGACCACCAAAGCAAATCATTGGCCAAGATTGTGCAGACGGATCAGAGACCACTTGGGTTGTTCGCCTTGGATTCCGAGCCCGCTTCGTCTAGTCCATCCGACGCCGTCTCATTTGTCTCTTCTTATGTTACGACCGATAGGGCAAATCTTTTCACCGTCACAAGACAGGAGGGCTCAGAGCCACATGTACAGAATGTGCCCTTATGCCTCCTTTATCCTTCCGAGGTGCAATGTGCCTCTCTCTTCTGTGGTGGCCAGTATCTGGTTCTGGGATTCAAGAACGGCTCGCTTGCTGTATACCGGTTACCAAGCTCTGGTGACAGTTTCGAGGACCCGCTACGACCAATAACAAGCATCCGTCTCATCCACGGCGACGAAGGCGTCAATAGCATTACACCATTCTCATCCCAAACCCACAATGACGGCTCATCCATCGACTACCTCCTTACCTGCGGCCGCGACGGAAACTACTGCGTCCACGAAATCACCACAAAATCCTCCACCGACTCCTTCAACTTCCAAACAGTGCACCGCTCCTCCCCAGCAGCAAACCAGAACGTAGAAGGCGCATACTTCGACAAAACCTCAGACAACCTCATGCTCTACGGCTTCCGCGGCATGGATTTCGTCGTCTGGAACGAGATCACACAGTCGGAAGTTGCTAGATTTTTCTGCGGCGGTGCACGTCGGAACTGGGCTTTTCAGGCCAGTCTTGAGAATGCGGGTGACGGGTTGTTCATATGGCATCAGTCTGGGTTTAATTGTCGGCGGATACATGCTGAGGCTAGCCGTCCGGTACGTGCTGGTGGTCATGGGCGGGAGATTAAGTCTATGGAGGCGTTCAATGCCACTGGCAGTGGTTCAAATGGAAAGAAGACCATTTTCGCTACGGGTGCTGAGGATACGACTGTACGTCTGTTTGCACCAATGCAGCCCGGCAAGGAAGATCTATGGGGCGCTTTCAAGAGTCTACGGGTTCTGAAAAAGCACAGGGCTGGATTGCAACAGGTGGGATGGTCGAAGAATGGAGAGTACCTGTTTACCAGTTCTGGGTATGAGGAGTTCTTTGCATGGAGGATACGCTGGATCCCTCGGTTTGGAGTTGCGACGTTGCTCACGGGTGTGACTCCTAAGGAGGATCCAGATTCGGAGTGTCGAGTGACTAGCTTCGATACACTGGAGGTTCGGGAACCGGATGGCCAGTGTGGTTTTCTGATTGTCTTGACTTTCCCGAACTCTGTGATTAAG ATCTTCCATTACTCTCCATCAACCGAAAATGGCTTTGCTCTCCTAGCAAAAGGAACCTACATGAGCAACTGTCTAACACAAGCCCAATTCGTCCAGAAGGACTCCTTCATGGGTCTCATCACCGCCTCGACAGACGGCCACTTCACTTTCTGGAACCTAACCCCAGTCCTCTCACCTTTCTACACAATAACTGCATCAAACCTATCACTAAAACAACCACTCGAGTCCACAATTACCCCGACAAACATCTCCTGCGAAAGCCGCTACCAAATCCATTCCAACAGCATCAAGTCCCTAGAACTGGTCCATGTCTCAGAAAACACCTTATTGATAGCAGCCGGCGGCGACGACAACGCCCTCACgctctccctcctccacacatccctcaccaccaccaacaccgaCGAAACCACCACCCACGTCCACACAGTCAGCATCCCCGACGCCCACACCGCCTCCGTAACGACCGTCAAGGTAATCTCGCAGCGGAAATCAGCCGACGGAAACACAACTGTTGATTTAACAGTTGCTTCGTCGGGCAACGACCACCGGGTTAAGGTCTGGTCGGTTAAATTGGATACGGCGAAAGAGGGGGTGGAGGCGATTAGTGTGAGGAATGTGGTTAATCATTACAGCCCTGTGGCGGATATTGCGGCTTTGGATGTTGTTCGGGGAGATATTGATAGAGATGCTgatgagggggagggggtgAAGTTGCTTGTTTGTGGGGTTGGGATGGAGATGGTGACGGTTAGGGAGTga
- the ILV1 gene encoding threonine dehydratase, biosynthetic (BUSCO:EOG09261O4Y;~COG:E;~EggNog:ENOG410PFIF;~InterPro:IPR038110,IPR005787,IPR001926,IPR036052, IPR000634,IPR001721;~PFAM:PF00291,PF00585;~go_function: GO:0004794 - L-threonine ammonia-lyase activity [Evidence IEA];~go_function: GO:0030170 - pyridoxal phosphate binding [Evidence IEA];~go_process: GO:0006520 - cellular amino acid metabolic process [Evidence IEA];~go_process: GO:0009097 - isoleucine biosynthetic process [Evidence IEA]) produces MTDGSTTPLAAKVNNLALTEYAAAPTPPSEKVDQLGTPPDWGIADSFLLPNGYPDYLRLILTSRVYDVIDETPLHHAVNLSNRLECKVLLKREDMLPVFSFKLRGAYNKMAHLPPERRWKGVIACSAGNHAQGVAFSARHLKIPATIVMPSGTPAIKHLNVSRLGGSVILHGNDFDAAKEEAHRLEKQHGLTSIPPFDDPYVIAGQGTIGMEIVRQANLQNLEAVFCAVGGGGLIAGIGVYLKRIAPHVRIIGVEADDANAMAQSLKMGERVLLKEVGLFADGAAVKTVGEETWRLARDVVDEVIQVTTDETCAAIKDAFMDTRSIIEPAGALALAGLKKYIAKNPSPDTSRELVAVTSGANMDFDRLRFVAERAALGERKEALLSVNIPEKPGAFAKLIEVVLPHAVTAFSYRYARAESADILMGISLSASTGQKDLANIINQLTKEGMSAKDLSDDELAKRHLRFLVGGRCEVPNERLFMFEFPERPGALAKFLTTLRPNQNISLFHYRNYGGNVGKVLAGIQCPESEKEELEAFLRDLGYPFSEHTNSPTYQTFLRN; encoded by the exons ATGACTGACGGTTCGACAACTCCACTCGCCGCCAAGGTGAATAACCTGGCATTGACCGAATACGCCGCTGCCCCGACGCCGCCATCGGAGAAGGTTGACCAGTTGGGAACGCCGCCAGATTGGGGCATCGCGGACTCGTTCCTGCTTCCAAATGGGTATCCAGAC TATCTCCGATTGATTTTAACATCGCGGGTTTACGATGTCATCGATGAAACACCATTGCACCATGCTGTCAACCTCAGCAATCGCCTCGAATGCAAGGTCCTTCTCAAGCGAGAGGACATGCTCCCTGTCTTCAGTTTCAAGCTCCGTGGAGCTTACAACAAGATGGCGCATTTGCCTCCGGAGAGGCGATGGAAGGGCGTCATTGCTTGCTCTGCAG GTAACCATGCGCAGGGCGTCGCCTTCTCTGCCCGTCATCTGAAGATTCCCGCCACCATCGTCATGCCCTCCGGTACCCCGGCGATCAAGCACCTGAATGTATCCCGTCTAGGTGGTAGTGTCATCCTTCACGGAAACGACTTCGATGCGGCCAAGGAGGAAGCACACCGGTTGGAGAAGCAGCATGGACTCACTAGCATTCCGCCGTTCGACGATCCGTACGTCATCGCCGGTCAAGGAACCATCGGAATGGAAATCGTGCGCCAGGCGAACTTACAAAATTTGGAGGCAGTCTTCTGCGCtgttggtggaggaggatTGATTGCTGGTATTGGTGTCTATTTGAAGCGCATTGCACCCCACGTGCGAATCATCGGCGTGGAGGCTGATGACGCTAATGCCATGGCCCAGTCTCTGAAAATGGGCGAACGCGTTCTTCTCAAAGAAGTTGGACTTTTCGCTGACGGAGCGGCTGTCAAGACAGTTGGTGAGGAGACATGGCGTCTGGCCCGCGATGTCGTAGACGAGGTCATCCAGGTTACGACAGATGAGACATGCGCGGCGATTAAGGATGCCTTTATGGACACTCGGTCTATCATCGAACCAGCCGGTGCCCTTGCTCTTGCTGGTCTGAAGAAATACATCGCAAAGAACCCTAGCCCTGACACCAGCCGGGAACTGGTTGCCGTCACCTCGGGGGCGAACATGGACTTTGATCGGTTGCGTTTTGTCGCAGAGCGTGCTGCTTTGGGTGAGCGGAAGGAAGCTCTTCTGAGCGTAAACATTCCCGAGAAGCCTGGTGCGTTCGCAAAACTCATCGAGGTTGTCCTGCCCCATGCCGTAACCGCCTTCAGCTACCGATACGCCCGTGCTGAATCTGCAGACATTTTGATGGGTATCTCTCTGTCGGCATCAACAGGCCAGAAGGATCTAgccaacatcatcaaccaatTGACGAAGGAAGGCATGTCCGCGAAGGACCTGAGTGATGACGAGCTCGCCAAGCGGCATCTGCGCTTCCTGGTCGGTGGCCGCTGCGAAGTCCCGAACGAGCGTCTGTTCATGTTTGAATTCCCCGAACGCCCGGGCGCTCTGGCCAAGTTCCTCACCACTCTTCGACCTAACCAAAACATCTCTCTATTCCACTACCGCAACTACGGAGGTAATGTCGGCAAGGTACTGGCGGGTATCCAGTGCCCTGAATCCGAAAAGGAAGAGCTGGAGGCTTTCCTTCGGGATCTGGGCTACCCGTTCAGTGAGCACACCAATTCTCCTACATACCAGACTTTCCTCCGCAATTAA
- a CDS encoding LYR motif-containing protein 2 (COG:S;~EggNog:ENOG410PS7B;~InterPro:IPR008011;~PFAM:PF13233,PF05347), with product MRSSLRLLAAIARDQPSKLRKPAVSFDHFIQRQRVLGLWREIVRALNKIPNSPTKVELRNYAREEFERHRNVTDLQHIRYLHSTGKSEFQTMRRYIDELVG from the exons ATGCGGTCATCACTGAGACTGCTTGCGGCCATTGCCCGCGACCAACCGTCAAAGTTGAGGAAGCCGGCCGTTAGCTTCGACCAT TTCATCCAAAGACAACGAGTTCTCGGCCTATGGAGAGAAATTGTCAGAGCTCTGAACA AGATTCCCAACTCGCCGACGAAGGTTGAGTTACGAAACTATGCTCGCGAGGAGTTTGAGCGCCACCGCAATGTGACCGACTTG CAACATATACGGTATTTACATTCG ACTGGCAAGTCGGAATTCCAGACCATGAGACGGTATATCGATGAACTGGTGGGTTGA